The following are from one region of the Ruficoccus sp. ZRK36 genome:
- a CDS encoding HpsJ family protein gives MTSRSFLRVVGWALLLLGFIDAVYILIGTDWLNSISELRTGGRLAEHALAPILGMLLLLLPAGDKFTPKEVRTLSRTSKLSLVLAVFSLALVPFILVSAIRIQRAYDRQVTAWVDQQKERTEAAIKQLNDKRTKEDVQAFVQPLPLDEKIFFEPDVEVLKTNISERFHELNDGNIEQAEARLSARLRSVWTDSIKWSLAALINTAVFALLWHRSRRYGRLASSAKGKK, from the coding sequence ATGACCAGCCGCAGCTTCTTGCGGGTTGTTGGTTGGGCCCTGCTTTTATTGGGTTTTATCGACGCGGTCTATATCCTGATCGGTACCGATTGGCTCAATTCCATATCCGAGCTGCGGACGGGGGGGCGTCTGGCCGAGCATGCCTTGGCTCCTATCCTGGGGATGCTGCTGCTCCTGCTTCCTGCCGGTGATAAATTCACGCCCAAGGAAGTTCGCACTCTCTCGCGCACTTCCAAGCTGAGCCTTGTGCTGGCGGTTTTCAGCCTGGCGCTGGTTCCGTTCATCCTTGTCAGTGCTATCCGCATCCAGCGCGCCTATGACCGACAGGTTACGGCGTGGGTGGACCAGCAGAAGGAGCGGACAGAGGCTGCCATCAAGCAGCTCAATGACAAGCGGACGAAAGAGGATGTACAGGCCTTTGTGCAGCCGCTGCCTCTGGATGAAAAAATCTTTTTTGAGCCGGATGTTGAAGTGCTCAAGACGAATATTTCCGAGCGCTTCCATGAGCTGAATGATGGAAATATCGAGCAGGCCGAGGCTCGCTTGAGTGCTCGTCTTAGAAGTGTCTGGACCGATTCCATCAAGTGGTCCCTGGCTGCACTGATCAACACAGCAGTTTTTGCCTTATTATGGCACCGCAGCCGGCGCTATGGCCGCCTCGCCTCTTCGGCCAAGGGTAAAAAATAA
- the aroQ gene encoding type II 3-dehydroquinate dehydratase, with protein MKQIGILNGPNLNRLGKREPDIYGHATLDDLTAQLEKEATAAGAQIECFQSNHEGELIDQLAAWADAGFAGAVINPGAFTHTSVALRDAIAGTGLRCVEVHISNIYRREEFRHKSLTAPVCEAVISGLGFAGYSAALAFIAGAES; from the coding sequence ATGAAGCAGATCGGCATCCTTAACGGCCCCAACCTGAACCGTCTCGGTAAGCGTGAACCCGATATCTACGGGCATGCCACCCTCGACGACCTCACCGCTCAGCTCGAAAAAGAAGCGACCGCGGCCGGGGCGCAGATCGAATGCTTCCAGTCCAACCACGAAGGCGAACTGATCGACCAGCTCGCCGCCTGGGCCGATGCGGGATTCGCGGGTGCAGTCATCAACCCCGGCGCCTTCACGCACACCAGCGTGGCCCTGAGGGATGCTATAGCCGGGACCGGACTGCGGTGCGTCGAGGTCCACATCTCAAACATCTACCGCCGCGAAGAGTTTCGCCATAAGAGCCTGACAGCGCCCGTCTGCGAGGCCGTCATCTCCGGGCTGGGATTCGCCGGCTACAGTGCTGCTCTCGCCTTCATTGCGGGGGCTGAAAGCTAG
- a CDS encoding Nif3-like dinuclear metal center hexameric protein: protein MPRLQDLVAFCDERTNRSQITDFPPAMNGLQAANSGKVTKIGAAVDAGLIPFEMAAAAGVDFLIVHHGMNWKSPMPLTGANYRKVRQLFDADIALYSSHLPLDLHPEIGNNAGIARRLGLSITDWFLPYEGNNIGAIVEQVPLRTILRQRIQELFPATFTAIEAGPEQPQRMGILSGSGQSAISALKSAGIDTFLTGELKQEHFNIAQEEGLNLYLGGHYCTEVFGVMALAEEAAQKFGLEWEFLPTNCPL, encoded by the coding sequence ATGCCTCGACTGCAAGACCTGGTAGCCTTTTGCGACGAACGTACCAACCGCTCGCAAATCACGGACTTTCCGCCTGCCATGAACGGCCTGCAGGCCGCCAACTCTGGCAAGGTGACAAAAATCGGAGCCGCCGTGGACGCCGGCCTCATCCCCTTTGAAATGGCCGCCGCCGCCGGAGTGGACTTCCTCATCGTCCATCACGGGATGAACTGGAAATCCCCCATGCCGCTAACCGGGGCCAACTACCGCAAGGTCCGGCAGCTTTTCGACGCGGACATCGCTCTTTACAGCAGCCACCTGCCGCTGGACCTTCACCCTGAGATCGGCAACAACGCCGGGATCGCCCGTCGCCTCGGGCTGAGCATCACCGACTGGTTCCTGCCCTACGAGGGTAATAACATCGGAGCCATCGTCGAGCAGGTGCCGCTGCGCACCATCCTGCGGCAGCGCATCCAGGAGCTGTTCCCAGCCACCTTTACCGCGATCGAAGCCGGTCCCGAGCAGCCTCAGCGCATGGGCATCCTCTCCGGCAGCGGCCAGTCCGCTATCTCCGCTCTGAAATCCGCAGGGATCGACACCTTCCTCACCGGCGAGCTCAAGCAGGAGCATTTCAACATCGCTCAGGAGGAGGGGCTCAACCTCTACCTCGGCGGGCACTACTGCACCGAAGTCTTCGGCGTGATGGCCCTGGCGGAAGAGGCCGCCCAAAAATTCGGACTGGAGTGGGAATTCCTCCCCACCAACTGCCCGCTATGA
- a CDS encoding HAD family phosphatase → MADFKHIRGVIFDMDGLMLDTERLFRQAYQQAAMEVGVDFPDALYASMVGRRADTSQRILREGLGPNAPHEDIIEGARRHYYTLLEKGGVPIRPGLLITLDYLDEVEMPRAVATSTHSGLTASKLTGSGLIKYFTVVVSGDQVEHGKPAPDIYLRAAELMGVEPEHCVVLEDSAAGLEGAHNAGMMPVLIPDLLEPTAAMQEHAAHIFPSLTEFAAAFRREREA, encoded by the coding sequence ATGGCTGACTTCAAGCACATTCGAGGCGTAATCTTTGACATGGACGGGCTCATGCTTGATACCGAGCGGCTCTTCCGCCAGGCCTATCAGCAGGCAGCGATGGAGGTCGGTGTGGACTTCCCGGACGCGCTATATGCCAGTATGGTCGGGCGCCGCGCTGATACCAGTCAGCGTATTCTGCGTGAGGGCCTGGGGCCCAATGCGCCTCATGAGGATATCATTGAGGGCGCACGTCGTCATTACTACACGCTGCTGGAAAAAGGCGGGGTCCCCATCCGCCCGGGGCTTCTGATCACGCTTGATTATCTCGATGAGGTTGAAATGCCGCGCGCCGTCGCGACATCGACCCATAGCGGCCTGACGGCCAGCAAGCTGACCGGCTCGGGCCTGATAAAATACTTTACGGTCGTCGTCAGTGGCGATCAGGTCGAGCACGGTAAGCCCGCGCCCGATATCTATCTGCGGGCTGCCGAGCTGATGGGCGTAGAGCCAGAGCACTGCGTGGTGCTGGAGGACTCCGCCGCAGGGCTGGAGGGCGCCCACAATGCAGGGATGATGCCCGTGCTCATCCCGGACCTGCTGGAGCCGACCGCTGCGATGCAGGAGCATGCCGCACACATTTTTCCTTCGTTGACTGAGTTTGCCGCCGCCTTCCGCCGGGAGCGAGAGGCCTGA
- a CDS encoding C1 family peptidase: MIHTLFRSSWLVLLVSLIMMASPLEAARTIGKLEAGDDVFYNVRVQQVLPDAIIIRHSEGIAKVPMEMLPETLQRQFRYNPARAAAYREALAKKQAAQQQAKEKAEAEQKEEAARSQSEPAQPSQSIAPFLTQTPEIKKRVDLRPAFREMNLYAKNQGRRPSCAVFSVISALEYQQGRETGKPNRLSEEYLIWATRQSLGMPQVAIAEGDEMSGDEDLGFSLSQVVQGLRDYGVANAEDLPNTFGTSMAEIAAPPESTIEKARERSTVGTYWIRGEKNEERLNVIFNLLNNGVPVVIGLGWPNYAVVSRSPLIDSQTPREEGGHAITLVGYKCETGKPEDARFLFKNSWGPRWGNAGYGWISWSYLRENMDAALFLD, translated from the coding sequence ATGATTCATACTCTATTTCGCAGCAGTTGGCTTGTGCTGCTGGTGTCATTGATCATGATGGCCAGCCCGCTGGAGGCCGCTCGTACGATCGGCAAGCTTGAGGCGGGCGATGACGTTTTTTATAATGTGCGCGTCCAGCAGGTCCTGCCGGACGCGATTATCATACGCCATAGCGAGGGTATCGCAAAGGTGCCGATGGAGATGCTGCCCGAGACCCTGCAGAGACAGTTTCGCTACAACCCGGCGCGCGCTGCTGCCTACCGCGAGGCCCTCGCGAAAAAGCAGGCTGCCCAGCAGCAGGCAAAGGAGAAAGCGGAAGCTGAGCAGAAGGAGGAGGCCGCCCGCAGTCAGTCAGAGCCGGCCCAGCCGTCTCAGTCGATTGCTCCCTTTTTGACTCAAACACCCGAGATAAAAAAGCGCGTCGATCTGCGTCCGGCTTTTCGGGAGATGAACCTGTATGCGAAAAATCAGGGGCGTCGTCCGAGCTGTGCGGTTTTCTCGGTGATCAGCGCGCTGGAGTATCAGCAGGGGCGCGAGACCGGTAAGCCGAATCGCCTCTCCGAGGAGTACCTGATCTGGGCGACGCGCCAGTCGCTGGGGATGCCGCAGGTGGCGATCGCCGAGGGTGACGAAATGAGCGGCGATGAAGACCTTGGGTTTTCCTTGTCGCAGGTGGTGCAGGGGCTGCGGGACTACGGGGTCGCGAATGCCGAGGACTTGCCGAATACCTTTGGTACGTCGATGGCTGAGATTGCAGCCCCTCCTGAGTCCACGATCGAAAAGGCCCGCGAGCGGAGCACGGTCGGCACTTATTGGATTCGAGGAGAGAAAAACGAGGAGCGACTGAACGTCATCTTCAATTTACTTAATAACGGGGTCCCGGTCGTGATTGGTCTGGGCTGGCCAAACTATGCCGTTGTGTCTCGTTCGCCCTTGATCGACAGCCAGACCCCGCGCGAGGAGGGTGGCCACGCCATCACGCTCGTCGGCTACAAGTGTGAGACGGGGAAGCCTGAGGACGCGCGCTTCCTGTTTAAAAACTCATGGGGGCCGCGCTGGGGGAATGCCGGCTACGGCTGGATCAGCTGGAGCTACCTGCGCGAGAATATGGACGCAGCACTTTTTCTGGACTAG
- a CDS encoding PilT/PilU family type 4a pilus ATPase → MSSSPIYDPHRKVYSTGDSQYSIVDLLSSAFDPDYMRNGMPRISDFHFKVGEPVRFRMDQELYSVPGGELLSPELAEALIYPMLSEVDWKQMRDDPMADVDSSFPLTIEDQAYNFRINAFHENDGLAAVIRLLPPKIPDLQECGFPNDQVWKHICGIHQGLVIVSGVTGSGKSTTIASLLDTINQSSARRIITLEDPVEYLFKSKRSLISQRELGRHVSNFAQGLRSALREDPDIIFVGEIRDLETASLALAAAETGHLVFAPLHTRDAIGALTRLIDMFPAERERELSTQLSFSLAYVLSQKLIPRADGKGRTVAMEVLRNTPQMGNFLRSRKLHQIYSAMETGGEYGMITMERRLLQLHEDGAISRDNAIFYANRDDIIGRLP, encoded by the coding sequence ATGTCATCCTCACCCATCTACGATCCGCACCGTAAAGTCTACAGCACGGGAGACTCGCAGTACAGCATCGTGGATTTGCTGAGCAGCGCCTTTGACCCGGACTACATGCGCAACGGCATGCCGCGCATTTCCGACTTTCACTTCAAGGTCGGGGAGCCTGTCCGCTTCCGCATGGACCAGGAGCTGTACAGTGTACCCGGCGGTGAACTGCTGAGCCCCGAACTGGCCGAAGCCCTCATCTACCCCATGCTCTCCGAGGTCGACTGGAAGCAAATGAGAGACGACCCCATGGCTGACGTGGACAGCAGCTTTCCTCTCACCATCGAGGACCAAGCCTACAACTTCCGCATAAACGCCTTTCACGAGAACGATGGCCTCGCGGCCGTCATCCGCCTGCTTCCGCCGAAGATCCCTGATCTGCAGGAGTGCGGCTTTCCCAATGACCAGGTCTGGAAGCACATTTGCGGCATTCATCAGGGGCTGGTCATCGTCTCCGGCGTCACCGGCAGTGGTAAGTCTACCACCATCGCCAGCCTCCTGGACACCATCAACCAGAGCAGCGCCCGACGCATCATCACGCTGGAAGACCCGGTGGAGTATCTGTTTAAGAGCAAGCGCTCTCTCATCTCTCAACGAGAGCTCGGGCGCCACGTATCAAACTTCGCTCAGGGGCTGCGCAGCGCACTGCGTGAAGACCCGGACATCATCTTCGTGGGGGAAATTCGCGACCTGGAAACGGCTTCGCTCGCCCTGGCTGCTGCCGAAACCGGGCACCTGGTTTTTGCCCCCCTGCACACGCGCGATGCGATCGGCGCACTCACCCGCCTGATCGATATGTTTCCGGCTGAGCGCGAACGCGAGCTCTCCACCCAGCTGAGCTTCAGCCTCGCCTACGTGCTGAGCCAGAAGCTCATCCCGCGGGCTGACGGCAAAGGCCGCACCGTGGCGATGGAAGTGCTCCGCAATACACCGCAAATGGGCAACTTCCTGCGCTCCCGCAAGCTGCACCAGATTTATTCCGCCATGGAGACCGGCGGAGAGTACGGTATGATCACCATGGAGCGCCGCCTCCTTCAACTGCACGAAGATGGCGCCATCTCCCGCGACAACGCGATTTTCTACGCTAACCGCGACGACATCATCGGCCGCCTCCCCTAG
- a CDS encoding nucleoside 2-deoxyribosyltransferase: MADVPSLNIYFAGELFTHKDLAGNALLAEAISDLSDRRYCSVLPQNLARPGSTPQQLRDHNLLNLLESDLALFCFDGAELDSGTVVEYMMAKFADIPAVIVRSDFRTGVGDAKEFPWNLMACFYPRTEVEVIDAMSIYQNIFKEFPLTEASDMLIERRSSDVAKTLVRVIAQAVVDAFDRVLETPSAMTPDQAEAVYAWLAAMPGFKDKPEHIRQVLDNTLRRKRQRSLLP; encoded by the coding sequence ATGGCCGACGTACCCTCCCTCAATATCTACTTTGCCGGAGAGCTGTTCACTCACAAGGACCTCGCCGGTAATGCCCTGCTGGCTGAAGCTATCTCCGACCTGTCTGACCGACGCTACTGCAGCGTCCTGCCCCAGAACCTCGCACGTCCGGGCAGCACTCCTCAGCAACTGCGTGACCACAATCTGCTCAACCTGCTGGAGTCCGATCTGGCACTGTTCTGCTTCGACGGGGCCGAGCTGGATTCGGGCACCGTGGTCGAGTACATGATGGCGAAGTTCGCGGACATCCCCGCCGTGATCGTGCGCAGTGACTTCCGCACCGGCGTCGGCGACGCCAAGGAGTTCCCCTGGAATCTGATGGCATGCTTCTACCCCCGCACGGAGGTCGAGGTCATTGATGCCATGAGCATCTACCAGAACATTTTTAAGGAGTTCCCGCTGACCGAGGCCTCCGACATGCTGATCGAGCGCCGCAGCTCGGACGTAGCCAAGACCCTCGTGCGCGTCATCGCACAGGCCGTGGTGGACGCCTTTGACCGCGTGCTGGAGACGCCCTCTGCGATGACTCCGGACCAGGCCGAGGCCGTCTACGCCTGGCTGGCCGCCATGCCCGGCTTTAAGGATAAGCCGGAACATATTCGCCAGGTCTTGGACAATACCTTGCGTCGCAAGCGCCAGCGCAGCCTGTTGCCGTAA
- a CDS encoding ribokinase: MKPLVLVIGSYNQDLYWQTPDFPQPGQTCVGRFSTLPGGKGSNQAVACARLGVPTAFCGAVGEDTFGRALPAFYRSEGIEEHLVFKRDQPTGNAAIWVNSEGENEIVISAGANGLLDPADIPQSVLCQARLLVCQNESCPATMSWVFEQARANGVTTLLNPAPMRADFPLEMLRHTDILVPNQSEFVELVTRLGVAPEPSFGLQELAALSHGELHRLCRQLGVPTVIITLGKDGCFVDQENEYEHVNACGCIEVVDTTGAGDAFIGGLSAHLVEKGEGAVAAARFASAVAALCVTKKGATPAMPTRDEVETFLADVGAG; encoded by the coding sequence ATGAAACCGCTCGTGCTTGTCATAGGAAGTTATAATCAGGATCTGTATTGGCAAACGCCGGATTTTCCCCAGCCCGGCCAGACGTGTGTGGGGCGCTTTTCCACGCTCCCTGGTGGCAAAGGCTCAAATCAGGCTGTCGCCTGTGCGCGTCTGGGTGTGCCTACGGCTTTCTGTGGTGCCGTCGGTGAGGACACGTTCGGGCGGGCTCTCCCTGCGTTTTACCGGAGCGAGGGGATCGAGGAGCATCTTGTCTTCAAACGTGACCAGCCCACGGGTAATGCCGCTATCTGGGTGAACTCAGAGGGTGAAAATGAAATCGTTATCTCCGCCGGTGCCAATGGATTGCTTGATCCGGCTGATATTCCACAGTCAGTGCTGTGCCAGGCCCGTCTGCTGGTCTGCCAAAACGAAAGCTGCCCGGCGACGATGTCATGGGTCTTCGAGCAGGCGCGCGCCAACGGCGTGACGACGCTTTTAAATCCGGCTCCCATGCGCGCGGACTTTCCTCTGGAGATGCTGCGGCACACGGACATCCTCGTTCCCAACCAGAGTGAGTTTGTTGAGCTTGTTACTCGTCTAGGGGTTGCGCCTGAGCCGAGCTTTGGGCTTCAGGAGTTGGCGGCGCTCAGCCATGGCGAGCTGCACCGGCTATGCCGACAGTTAGGTGTGCCGACGGTTATCATCACACTCGGCAAGGACGGGTGCTTCGTTGATCAGGAAAACGAATACGAGCACGTGAATGCCTGTGGTTGTATCGAAGTTGTGGATACAACCGGAGCGGGTGACGCCTTCATCGGTGGACTGAGCGCGCATCTGGTGGAGAAGGGAGAGGGGGCAGTGGCGGCGGCACGATTCGCCAGTGCGGTGGCCGCCCTGTGTGTAACGAAAAAAGGCGCAACCCCGGCCATGCCTACCCGCGACGAGGTGGAGACTTTTCTGGCCGATGTGGGTGCTGGCTGA
- a CDS encoding choice-of-anchor M domain-containing protein encodes MKSLCSRTIVKFGALAAAVLVLSAHTSLKAEGLSVSSALHTFYFGVETDRAGSTRLDGLHVDMRISYFGGVGSPYLATANLNNSDNAAGDETTYTPGEAHLYANSGTRRTMGQTSIDMGYGFIGAADGDTFWLMESYVVPGSIYLGLSSEEDTDSKLVPWNPQDPSHYADSSAKFLRLDLVNVNGPAGGEFAVFDYGANSPIVYMATSDGIDENDCYYLEAGGHSHLNWSFTQAGVYAVTFRITTVVVENYDNWLWSAGLTDSGAEGFTDQATPSALANGVRYALGLNQTGSAALPQATSTVGVPGFILEIPEPARPDITYQIWRTTDLIAADWAPVATKFGTDNWSGGVQTLDTQNARTQYLWSDTTAPASGEAVFYQLRVSEAE; translated from the coding sequence ATGAAAAGTCTCTGCTCACGTACTATCGTTAAATTTGGTGCCCTCGCCGCGGCCGTTCTCGTTCTCAGCGCGCACACTTCTCTGAAGGCTGAGGGCCTCAGCGTAAGCAGTGCCCTGCATACGTTTTACTTCGGTGTGGAAACAGATCGTGCTGGCTCCACGCGTCTGGACGGCCTGCACGTGGACATGCGCATCTCCTACTTTGGCGGAGTCGGCTCTCCCTACCTCGCCACAGCCAACCTCAACAACAGCGACAATGCCGCTGGCGATGAAACCACCTACACTCCCGGCGAGGCCCACCTCTACGCGAACAGTGGTACACGCCGCACGATGGGACAGACCTCGATCGACATGGGTTATGGCTTCATCGGAGCAGCGGATGGAGATACATTCTGGTTAATGGAGTCCTATGTCGTCCCCGGCTCGATCTACCTCGGCCTCTCGTCCGAAGAGGATACGGATAGCAAGCTCGTCCCCTGGAACCCACAAGACCCAAGCCACTACGCCGACTCCTCGGCTAAGTTCCTCCGGCTCGACCTGGTCAATGTAAACGGCCCGGCCGGGGGCGAGTTCGCCGTCTTCGACTATGGCGCAAATTCGCCCATCGTCTACATGGCCACCTCCGATGGTATCGACGAGAACGACTGCTACTACCTGGAGGCAGGTGGCCACTCACACCTGAACTGGAGCTTCACCCAGGCAGGGGTGTACGCGGTCACGTTTCGCATCACCACCGTTGTAGTAGAAAACTACGACAACTGGCTCTGGTCAGCCGGACTCACCGATAGTGGGGCAGAAGGCTTTACCGATCAAGCTACTCCCTCCGCTCTTGCCAACGGCGTGCGCTATGCGCTCGGGCTAAACCAAACGGGATCAGCCGCACTCCCTCAGGCTACGAGCACAGTAGGAGTACCGGGATTCATCCTTGAGATTCCCGAGCCGGCCCGGCCGGACATCACTTATCAAATCTGGCGTACCACAGACCTGATCGCCGCCGACTGGGCCCCGGTCGCAACCAAATTCGGCACCGATAACTGGAGCGGAGGCGTGCAGACACTCGACACGCAGAATGCACGCACACAGTACCTGTGGAGCGATACGACCGCACCCGCCTCAGGCGAAGCCGTCTTCTACCAACTGCGTGTGAGCGAAGCAGAGTAA
- a CDS encoding prepilin-type N-terminal cleavage/methylation domain-containing protein produces the protein MHLGFQKRRPGFSLIELLAVIAVVAILACILHATLTGARATARQAKCASNLRQIGTGMMLFCQSNAGQFPKTTHDGKSSESWVYTLAPYIQNVDEVRICPGDPRADDRLEAGLSSYVMNEYIAVTARSFNFATGQFVVNENYTNIMSLPQPGDTITVFTGADDLSVNISYDHTHSRTWIGSTGYASAKMDIQPDRHRGGANYLYADGHVDFMLASELRATFARGINPAKPPGT, from the coding sequence ATGCATCTGGGCTTTCAGAAAAGACGGCCAGGGTTCAGCCTGATTGAGCTGCTGGCCGTCATAGCCGTCGTGGCCATCCTCGCCTGTATCCTGCACGCCACCCTCACCGGCGCGCGGGCTACTGCGCGTCAGGCCAAGTGCGCCTCCAACTTGCGTCAGATCGGCACGGGGATGATGCTGTTCTGCCAATCAAACGCCGGGCAGTTTCCCAAAACCACACACGACGGGAAGTCGAGCGAATCGTGGGTCTACACCTTGGCTCCGTATATCCAGAACGTGGACGAAGTCCGCATCTGCCCTGGCGATCCACGCGCGGATGACCGGCTGGAAGCGGGTCTGTCCAGCTACGTCATGAATGAATACATCGCGGTCACCGCGAGGAGCTTTAACTTCGCCACCGGCCAGTTTGTCGTAAACGAAAACTACACAAACATCATGAGCCTGCCTCAGCCGGGCGACACGATCACGGTGTTCACCGGCGCCGATGATCTCTCGGTCAACATCAGCTACGACCACACCCACTCGCGCACCTGGATCGGCTCCACCGGCTACGCCAGTGCGAAAATGGATATCCAGCCCGACCGACACCGGGGCGGGGCCAACTATCTCTACGCCGACGGACACGTGGACTTCATGCTCGCCAGTGAGCTGAGGGCCACCTTCGCCCGCGGCATCAACCCCGCAAAACCACCCGGCACATGA
- a CDS encoding choice-of-anchor M domain-containing protein translates to MKFTHLFFGLGVAAVANSAHADLYTYSSGHGDMGLGEGQELELHLHLESVGEMEPDAAIIEVPYSTYAYTTGEGGRASGAAWDGLGVSAGESYWYLPASHSLADSLVTPFLGIGGEEIELGFFTDNLFSLTLESAVMPDGATFSVWTESLGVPTFLMTTADGISSSDLITLDLDDADHMHVNWGFSEAGTYELTFSVAATEAISGDPQFSTATYTFNVVPEPSTWALLGGSAALGLILLRRRARGQSA, encoded by the coding sequence ATGAAGTTCACACACTTGTTTTTCGGACTCGGGGTGGCGGCTGTCGCCAACAGCGCTCATGCAGATCTATATACCTATAGCTCCGGCCACGGAGACATGGGTCTGGGCGAAGGTCAGGAGCTGGAGCTCCACCTACACCTGGAGAGCGTTGGCGAGATGGAGCCGGACGCAGCGATCATTGAGGTCCCGTACAGCACCTATGCCTACACGACGGGTGAAGGTGGCCGCGCCTCTGGAGCAGCCTGGGACGGGCTAGGAGTTAGCGCGGGTGAAAGCTACTGGTATCTGCCAGCCAGCCACAGTCTGGCGGACTCGCTGGTGACCCCCTTTCTCGGGATCGGCGGTGAAGAGATCGAGCTCGGTTTTTTCACGGACAACCTTTTCTCACTCACGCTCGAATCTGCCGTGATGCCGGATGGCGCGACCTTCTCGGTATGGACAGAATCTCTCGGCGTGCCGACGTTTCTGATGACCACAGCGGATGGCATCAGCTCGTCTGATCTCATCACACTCGACCTCGACGACGCCGACCACATGCACGTCAACTGGGGCTTCTCTGAAGCGGGCACCTACGAGCTGACTTTTAGCGTAGCCGCGACCGAGGCCATCTCGGGTGACCCGCAGTTCTCAACTGCCACCTACACCTTTAACGTCGTCCCCGAGCCCTCCACCTGGGCACTACTGGGTGGCAGCGCCGCTCTCGGCCTGATCCTGCTGCGCCGCCGGGCACGTGGTCAGAGCGCCTGA
- a CDS encoding tetratricopeptide repeat protein has translation MHIASHFSVRSTARTLLLLALLGLGTTARADFFNDIYEGIFGEDEQKQVPTAEGAATTATSEDSEPEPFRQTLSDARLTDIVEKQEELFAEIENKPERRNDLEYQRRLRAIATQYDSFLLDNPDYVYGYLLYGKFLRRTGQSDLANNAFMKANMLDPNIAVAKQQIGNYLAEEGEYTLALAYYLSAIELEPDEPLYHYDLGILLSHYRTQFIESGTFDPDTLDRSMLKTFRDASDLDPANRDYHIRFAEAFFEVDNPDWQDALNQWTILSKGIDDPLQLELVQLQKARVLTEMGRTREAREVLATVQRPSLQEAKQELEARLGSATARAQP, from the coding sequence ATGCACATCGCTTCCCACTTCTCCGTTCGCAGCACTGCGCGAACTCTCCTCCTGCTCGCCCTGCTCGGACTGGGCACGACTGCGCGCGCCGATTTTTTCAACGACATCTACGAGGGCATCTTCGGGGAAGATGAGCAGAAGCAAGTCCCCACCGCAGAAGGAGCAGCCACCACCGCCACGAGCGAGGACAGCGAGCCCGAACCCTTCCGGCAAACACTCTCCGATGCGCGCCTGACAGACATCGTAGAGAAGCAGGAGGAGCTCTTCGCCGAGATCGAGAACAAGCCCGAGCGCCGCAACGACCTCGAATACCAGCGGCGCCTGCGCGCCATCGCCACGCAGTACGATTCCTTTCTGCTCGATAACCCCGACTACGTCTACGGCTACCTGCTCTATGGTAAATTTCTCCGCCGCACCGGGCAAAGCGACCTCGCCAACAACGCCTTTATGAAGGCCAACATGCTCGACCCCAACATCGCCGTGGCCAAGCAGCAGATCGGCAACTACCTGGCAGAAGAAGGCGAGTACACGCTGGCCCTGGCCTACTATCTTTCCGCCATCGAGCTGGAGCCCGACGAGCCGCTCTATCATTACGATCTCGGCATTCTGCTCTCGCACTACCGCACGCAGTTTATCGAGTCCGGCACCTTCGACCCAGACACGCTCGACCGAAGCATGCTCAAGACTTTTCGCGATGCCTCCGACCTCGACCCCGCTAACCGCGACTACCACATCCGCTTCGCAGAGGCGTTCTTCGAGGTGGATAATCCTGACTGGCAGGACGCCCTCAACCAGTGGACGATCCTCTCCAAAGGCATCGACGACCCCCTGCAGCTTGAGCTCGTCCAGCTCCAGAAAGCACGCGTGCTGACTGAAATGGGGCGGACCCGTGAGGCTCGTGAAGTGCTCGCCACCGTCCAGCGCCCCTCCCTGCAGGAGGCCAAGCAAGAGCTAGAAGCACGTCTCGGCAGCGCCACCGCACGCGCACAGCCCTAG